The following proteins come from a genomic window of Tepidiforma thermophila:
- a CDS encoding deoxyribonuclease IV → MRIGAHVSSAGGPHLAFERAAAIGAEVVQLFVSAPQQWKLPALTPDQIARFNRIREASGMPAFFHGVYLMNFGSQDPAVLEKSQASLRAYHRLAGEMGVVGTIFHIGSHLGAGFDGAMVERIADMLGAILAEQPGNPALLILENNAGQGNCIGGRFAELGAIVRAMGSPPNVGICFDTCHAYAMGYDIATPAGLEATLEELDRELGLQRLVAVHANDTKQPIGTFRDRHENIGEGHLGLSGFRTLMTHPAFADVPFILEVPGFEGQGPDEENIRRLKQLRDELGLPAPETPLLEAIRQAAHG, encoded by the coding sequence GTGAGAATCGGAGCGCATGTCTCGAGCGCAGGAGGCCCGCATCTCGCGTTCGAGCGGGCGGCCGCCATCGGTGCAGAGGTGGTCCAGCTCTTCGTCAGCGCGCCGCAGCAGTGGAAGCTCCCGGCGCTCACCCCTGACCAGATTGCACGATTCAATCGTATCCGCGAGGCGTCCGGCATGCCGGCGTTCTTCCATGGCGTGTACCTGATGAACTTCGGCAGCCAGGACCCCGCCGTCCTCGAGAAATCGCAAGCGTCGCTGCGCGCTTACCACCGGCTTGCCGGCGAAATGGGCGTCGTCGGCACCATCTTCCACATTGGCAGTCACCTCGGCGCCGGGTTCGACGGGGCGATGGTCGAGCGCATCGCGGACATGCTGGGCGCAATCCTCGCCGAACAGCCGGGCAACCCCGCGCTGCTCATCCTCGAGAACAATGCGGGGCAGGGGAACTGCATCGGCGGGCGATTTGCCGAGCTCGGCGCCATCGTGCGGGCGATGGGCAGCCCGCCGAACGTCGGCATCTGCTTCGACACCTGCCACGCCTACGCCATGGGGTACGACATCGCGACGCCGGCCGGCCTCGAGGCCACGCTCGAGGAGCTCGACAGGGAGCTCGGCCTCCAGCGCCTCGTGGCAGTCCACGCCAACGATACGAAGCAGCCGATTGGCACGTTCCGCGACCGGCACGAGAACATCGGCGAAGGCCACCTCGGACTATCGGGGTTCCGCACGCTGATGACGCATCCCGCCTTCGCCGATGTACCCTTCATCCTCGAGGTTCCTGGGTTCGAGGGGCAGGGCCCGGACGAGGAGAATATTCGGCGGCTGAAGCAGCTCCGGGACGAATTGGGCCTGCCAGCGCCCGAAACGCCTCTGCTTGAGGCGATCCGCCAGGCGGCGCATGGCTGA
- the glmS gene encoding glutamine--fructose-6-phosphate transaminase (isomerizing) codes for MCGIVGYTGHRPAVPILLRALKDLEYRGYDSAGIAVLDGDRLAITKKQGKIANLEAAIGPLPAATAGIGHTRWATHGRPSDRNAHPHSSCDGRVVVIHNGIVENYTALRSELQARGHAFQSETDTETVAHLLETEMAAGADLFEALARTARRLEGSQALVAMTVDEPGTLVATRLGNAGGIVIGFGNEETIVASDLAAVLPLTQEVAFLADGQVARVTPSGAEVVTLTGEPVMLQRRRIPIDPVTALKGQYPHFMLKEIHEQPEAITDTIWSLATLDPPALYFDDLGSAGDRLAAVERVVLLGMGTSLHAAMIGQRYIEAFAGLPAAADNASEFRYRDPVLDDRTLVISVSQSGETVDVLEAMAVARRAGALQVTVCNTEGAQTTRVADGTVYTRAGLERGVASTKCFTTALVALYLLALRIAQAKGRLSEEALASHLHDLAQLPRAAADVLRRRDQIRKRAVALAAAQHVLFLGRGLAFPVAMEGALKLKEVSYIHAEGYAAGEMKHGPIALIEPTFPTVAIATQHALRSKMISNIEQIQARGGPVTGVITEGDAELTALCDAVITVPAVSSWLEPVAAVIPLQLLAYDVAVHRGCDVDQPRNLAKTVTVE; via the coding sequence ATGTGTGGAATCGTCGGGTACACGGGCCACCGCCCGGCTGTGCCGATCCTTTTGCGAGCGCTCAAGGACCTCGAGTACCGCGGCTACGATTCGGCCGGTATCGCAGTACTCGACGGTGACCGCCTCGCCATCACGAAAAAACAGGGCAAGATCGCGAACCTCGAAGCGGCGATCGGGCCGCTCCCGGCTGCAACTGCCGGGATCGGTCATACCCGCTGGGCCACCCACGGCCGGCCGAGCGACCGGAACGCGCATCCTCACAGCTCCTGCGACGGACGCGTTGTCGTCATCCACAACGGTATCGTGGAAAACTACACCGCACTCCGGAGCGAGCTGCAGGCTCGCGGGCACGCGTTCCAGAGCGAAACGGACACCGAGACCGTTGCTCACCTGCTCGAAACAGAGATGGCGGCCGGCGCCGACCTGTTCGAGGCGCTCGCCCGGACGGCGCGCCGGCTCGAGGGTTCGCAGGCCCTCGTGGCGATGACGGTCGACGAACCGGGCACGCTCGTCGCCACGCGCCTCGGCAACGCAGGCGGCATCGTCATCGGATTCGGTAATGAGGAGACCATCGTGGCAAGCGACCTGGCGGCTGTCCTGCCGCTAACGCAAGAGGTCGCGTTCCTCGCTGACGGGCAGGTCGCCCGTGTCACTCCGTCCGGGGCGGAGGTGGTCACGCTCACCGGCGAGCCGGTGATGCTGCAGCGCAGGCGGATCCCAATCGACCCGGTCACTGCCCTCAAAGGGCAGTACCCGCATTTCATGCTGAAAGAAATCCACGAGCAGCCCGAGGCGATTACCGACACAATCTGGAGCCTGGCGACGCTCGACCCGCCTGCCCTCTACTTCGACGACCTCGGCAGTGCAGGCGACCGCCTCGCGGCAGTCGAGCGCGTGGTCCTCCTCGGCATGGGGACGAGCCTGCACGCTGCGATGATTGGTCAACGGTACATCGAGGCGTTTGCGGGTCTCCCGGCGGCTGCCGACAACGCGTCGGAGTTCCGATACCGCGACCCGGTCCTGGATGACCGGACGCTCGTCATCAGCGTTTCGCAATCCGGAGAGACTGTCGATGTCCTCGAAGCGATGGCCGTCGCCCGCCGGGCGGGGGCTCTCCAGGTGACGGTCTGCAACACGGAAGGTGCGCAGACGACCCGGGTGGCCGACGGAACGGTGTACACCCGCGCCGGGCTCGAGCGAGGCGTCGCCAGCACGAAGTGCTTCACCACCGCCCTCGTCGCGCTGTACCTGCTGGCACTGCGCATCGCGCAGGCGAAGGGGAGGCTCTCCGAAGAGGCGCTTGCGAGTCACCTGCACGACCTCGCCCAGCTGCCGCGTGCGGCCGCAGATGTACTGCGACGCCGCGACCAGATCCGGAAGCGGGCGGTCGCACTGGCCGCAGCGCAGCACGTCCTGTTCCTCGGGCGCGGTCTTGCATTTCCCGTTGCGATGGAGGGCGCGCTGAAGCTCAAAGAAGTCTCCTACATCCACGCGGAAGGCTACGCTGCGGGGGAGATGAAGCACGGCCCTATTGCGCTCATCGAGCCGACGTTCCCGACCGTCGCGATCGCCACGCAGCATGCCTTGCGTTCCAAGATGATTTCGAACATCGAGCAAATCCAGGCGCGAGGCGGACCGGTGACCGGGGTCATCACCGAAGGCGACGCCGAGCTCACGGCGCTCTGTGATGCGGTGATAACGGTCCCTGCCGTTTCGTCGTGGCTCGAGCCCGTGGCGGCCGTGATCCCGCTTCAGCTCCTCGCCTACGATGTGGCAGTACACCGCGGCTGCGATGTCGACCAGCCGCGCAACCTTGCGAAAACGGTGACGGTCGAATGA
- a CDS encoding TetR/AcrR family transcriptional regulator produces the protein MVRQEERRAKTRRQLVEAARRAVAARGFEGASLDAIAASAGLSKGAVYAHFPTKLDLYLAVVSDVLEEARRRLERAAEALAAGASPPAAAEAFLGTTRDAEHSALMLDIWITAGRERAVGELLDAFLAERSTLLGAAAIRAGQGPREALATAELVGRLIDAAALHARYRGAAAAGDSA, from the coding sequence ATGGTGCGCCAGGAAGAGCGGCGAGCTAAGACTCGCCGCCAGCTGGTCGAAGCGGCACGTCGGGCAGTCGCAGCCCGCGGATTTGAAGGTGCCTCGCTCGACGCCATCGCAGCGTCGGCCGGGCTCTCGAAGGGCGCCGTCTACGCGCACTTCCCCACCAAGCTCGACCTCTACCTCGCAGTGGTCTCCGATGTGCTGGAGGAGGCCAGACGGCGACTCGAGCGGGCTGCCGAGGCGCTCGCAGCCGGAGCATCGCCGCCCGCCGCGGCCGAGGCGTTCCTGGGAACAACCCGCGATGCGGAGCACAGCGCACTCATGCTCGACATCTGGATAACTGCAGGCCGAGAGCGAGCCGTCGGGGAGCTGCTCGATGCCTTCCTCGCCGAGCGGTCGACCCTGCTTGGGGCAGCGGCCATTCGGGCTGGTCAGGGGCCGAGAGAAGCACTGGCGACCGCCGAACTGGTCGGCCGGCTCATTGACGCCGCTGCGCTCCACGCCCGCTACCGTGGCGCGGCGGCTGCGGGAGATTCAGCCTGA
- a CDS encoding deoxyguanosinetriphosphate triphosphohydrolase gives MDLFDVRRRLEALESNLSPYAARSATSRGRKRPEPPSPLRVEFQRDRDRILHTKAFRRLKHKTQVFIAPTQDHFVTRLTHTLEVAQVARTIARALNLNEDLAEAAALGHDIGHGPFGHAGEEALAECLPEGFRHNYQSVRVLDRLENGGKGLNLTFEVLDAVEKSSKAREDIFAEGWGVPVTLEGQVVKTADAIAYLNHDILDAVRAGIITEDDLPDSTKRLIGRSHAERLDTLICDIVAASWSATGAGPDPVIRFSPEIHAAANELREFMFQRVYMYDDTRREAERGKRIVRFLFEYFVRHPNEISPDYSLPEDSVERRAADYVSGMTDRFAIRLAASLGCPDAIGWQV, from the coding sequence ATGGACCTGTTCGACGTTCGGCGACGGCTCGAGGCGCTCGAATCGAACCTCAGCCCCTATGCTGCCCGGAGCGCCACGAGCCGGGGTCGAAAGCGCCCCGAACCGCCCTCGCCGCTTCGCGTCGAGTTCCAGCGAGACCGCGACCGGATCCTGCACACGAAGGCGTTTCGGCGCCTGAAACACAAGACTCAGGTCTTCATCGCTCCGACCCAGGACCACTTTGTCACCCGGCTCACCCACACCCTCGAGGTGGCCCAGGTGGCCCGGACCATCGCCCGCGCATTGAACCTGAATGAGGACCTCGCCGAGGCTGCTGCACTGGGACACGATATCGGGCACGGACCCTTCGGCCATGCCGGCGAGGAGGCGCTGGCAGAGTGCCTGCCCGAGGGGTTCCGGCACAACTACCAGTCGGTGCGCGTGCTCGACCGGCTCGAAAACGGCGGCAAGGGGCTCAATCTGACCTTCGAAGTACTCGACGCCGTCGAGAAAAGTTCCAAAGCCCGCGAGGACATCTTCGCCGAGGGCTGGGGCGTTCCTGTGACCCTCGAGGGGCAGGTGGTGAAGACCGCCGACGCCATCGCGTACCTCAACCACGACATCCTCGATGCCGTCCGGGCGGGGATCATTACCGAGGATGACCTCCCCGACAGCACGAAACGGCTCATCGGCCGCAGCCATGCCGAGCGACTCGATACCCTCATTTGCGATATTGTCGCGGCCAGCTGGTCAGCCACCGGGGCAGGGCCCGACCCGGTGATCCGATTCAGCCCGGAGATTCACGCCGCCGCCAACGAACTCCGCGAGTTCATGTTCCAGCGGGTCTACATGTATGACGACACTCGCCGTGAGGCTGAACGGGGAAAGCGGATCGTGCGGTTCCTGTTCGAGTATTTCGTCCGGCACCCGAACGAGATCTCGCCGGACTACTCCCTGCCCGAGGACTCCGTCGAGCGGAGGGCGGCAGACTACGTGAGCGGCATGACTGACCGTTTCGCCATCCGGCTGGCCGCGTCGCTGGGCTGCCCTGACGCGATCGGCTGGCAGGTCTGA
- a CDS encoding CARDB domain-containing protein — protein MSNRFGSSYDNEPVIGATYPPDDEPVIGGSYPPDEPAPPTIGGYTGEPYYEDDEFAGEDGYWDDEYYADAEPPARQPMFYLFLFLAAVVGGVLVFLVLNLVRGDGGNSGTPATEFAVQIESPTRDQRLEINREHEAIVQASATVPLRRFELFVGDRVVDAIDLAEVPPDNRYRATLRFTLPGKGTYELFVRVFAESGASKDSAKVRVVAIEPVGERPQSIQGRVVADATLREGPGDTFAEAGSLRAGAQVTITGKTRDLSWLLVQPPAGRAGWVRRAAIEPLDTLDLVPVRDVTPTPVPTATATPEPSPTATVSPSPSPSANAPDFVPTNAVLASGGAVLRVTVSNVSNNAYSGPLVVAVGGDVPQQELAVNVNLPANGGSTVVEFPVSPPITQPEARAVVTVDPANIVREQREDNNGATFVLQPPVEAPNLVITSATVTTTTVDVVVRNDGGPLPVSTVVVQVQLGGETTSKSVSIALATGQSSPVISVARPAGSGQATVTVYVGNQPLASTTVQLP, from the coding sequence ATGTCCAATCGTTTCGGCTCCAGCTACGACAACGAGCCCGTCATCGGTGCGACCTATCCGCCAGACGATGAGCCGGTCATCGGCGGTTCATATCCCCCCGACGAACCGGCGCCACCGACCATCGGCGGGTATACCGGAGAGCCGTACTACGAAGACGATGAGTTCGCCGGGGAAGACGGTTACTGGGACGACGAATACTACGCCGATGCGGAGCCACCCGCCCGCCAGCCGATGTTCTACCTGTTCCTGTTCCTGGCGGCGGTCGTGGGCGGCGTCCTCGTGTTTCTCGTCTTGAACCTGGTGCGGGGCGATGGCGGCAACAGTGGAACACCCGCGACCGAGTTCGCGGTCCAGATTGAATCCCCAACTCGCGACCAGCGGCTGGAAATCAATCGCGAGCACGAGGCCATCGTCCAGGCCTCAGCGACCGTGCCACTCCGCCGTTTCGAGCTGTTCGTCGGCGACCGCGTCGTGGACGCCATCGACCTGGCTGAGGTACCGCCGGACAACCGTTACCGGGCGACGCTCAGGTTTACGCTCCCGGGCAAAGGCACGTACGAGCTCTTCGTGCGCGTCTTCGCGGAGTCGGGCGCGTCAAAAGATTCCGCGAAGGTCCGGGTTGTCGCCATTGAGCCAGTGGGCGAACGCCCCCAATCGATCCAGGGGCGCGTGGTTGCCGATGCCACCCTGCGCGAGGGCCCCGGCGACACCTTCGCCGAGGCTGGCAGCCTCCGCGCCGGCGCACAGGTGACGATTACCGGGAAGACCCGCGACCTCTCGTGGCTGCTCGTGCAGCCGCCCGCGGGGCGCGCCGGGTGGGTCCGGCGGGCCGCCATCGAGCCGCTCGACACGCTCGACCTTGTGCCGGTGCGGGATGTCACGCCGACACCCGTCCCCACAGCAACCGCTACCCCGGAACCATCGCCGACTGCCACCGTTTCGCCGTCGCCGTCGCCTTCTGCCAACGCGCCCGACTTCGTGCCCACCAACGCCGTGCTCGCGTCGGGCGGGGCGGTCCTCCGGGTCACCGTGTCGAACGTCAGCAATAACGCGTACAGCGGCCCGCTCGTGGTTGCCGTCGGCGGGGATGTGCCCCAGCAGGAGCTTGCTGTCAACGTGAATCTCCCGGCCAACGGAGGCTCGACAGTCGTCGAATTCCCGGTCAGCCCGCCGATTACGCAGCCTGAGGCGCGTGCGGTGGTAACCGTCGACCCGGCGAATATCGTGCGCGAGCAGCGGGAGGACAACAACGGCGCGACCTTCGTGCTCCAGCCGCCTGTTGAAGCGCCGAATCTCGTGATTACCTCTGCGACCGTTACGACAACAACAGTCGACGTTGTGGTTCGAAACGACGGCGGCCCGCTCCCGGTGAGCACCGTAGTCGTCCAGGTCCAGCTCGGCGGCGAGACGACGAGCAAGAGCGTCAGTATCGCCCTCGCAACCGGGCAGTCGTCTCCGGTCATCTCGGTGGCGCGCCCCGCCGGCTCGGGACAGGCGACCGTCACCGTCTACGTCGGCAATCAGCCGCTGGCCAGCACCACCGTGCAGCTTCCCTAG
- the dnaG gene encoding DNA primase: MDVVDAIKRQVDLVAYIGRVTPLQKSGRSYRGLCPFHSEKTPSFYVFPERGTWRCFGACGEGGDLFTFVEKRENVDFRGALRILAAEAGIQLHEDDPKRRSHIERLAAIVSAAVGFYERQLHEPGGAEALDYLRGARGLTVDTIAAWHLGWAPDGWHHLRDFLLNRGYTIPDMVAAGVLVDAEKGREPYDRFRGRVIIPIANERGEFVALAGRGLHGEEPKYLNSPQTEIFDKGRTLFGLHAAADAIRAHGEVVVVEGYMDVLGPWQAGYRNLVATMGTSLTRHHAALLRRFAPRIVLALDPDAAGMNAAERAGSLLFGFTGEDQAADAARAADTLAADTDIDLRVAPLPAGRDPDELVRDDRPAWEQAIAGAQPFVEFLLFRMLGRRRSLSPLEVRHLVDRLVPVLLAVSDPVERGLYIQRVARHLGVPEATVADRLRRGRQARPRGAPEQEVRRPLGPEEVLLALLLQHPGLRLAYRNYPESLFTGALEREVFRRWLRDPDAVLAASDEAGQLARELAAYRLPPLTEAEARRAADRKIEDLLRERIRLHQAARAEELSEAERTRGANELARLALAAYRGEVPAGPERDLAEALIEEFELGLSIHRRETPPAH, from the coding sequence ATGGACGTTGTTGACGCCATTAAACGGCAGGTCGACCTCGTCGCCTACATCGGGCGGGTCACGCCCCTGCAGAAGTCCGGGCGGAGCTACCGCGGCCTCTGCCCCTTCCACAGCGAAAAGACGCCCTCGTTTTATGTCTTTCCCGAACGCGGGACATGGCGCTGTTTCGGCGCCTGCGGCGAGGGCGGCGACCTCTTTACCTTCGTCGAGAAGCGAGAGAACGTCGACTTCCGGGGGGCGCTCCGCATCCTCGCTGCCGAGGCCGGCATCCAGCTCCACGAAGACGACCCGAAGCGCCGCTCCCACATCGAACGGCTGGCCGCCATCGTTTCCGCTGCCGTCGGCTTTTATGAGCGCCAGCTGCACGAACCTGGGGGCGCGGAGGCCCTTGACTACCTGAGGGGCGCGCGGGGACTCACCGTCGACACCATTGCAGCATGGCATCTCGGCTGGGCCCCGGATGGGTGGCATCACCTCCGTGATTTTCTCCTGAACCGCGGATACACCATCCCGGACATGGTGGCTGCCGGCGTCCTCGTTGACGCCGAGAAGGGCCGCGAGCCATACGACCGGTTCCGCGGACGCGTCATCATCCCAATCGCGAACGAGCGCGGCGAGTTCGTGGCGCTGGCGGGCCGCGGCCTCCACGGAGAAGAGCCCAAGTACCTGAACTCGCCCCAGACCGAGATCTTCGACAAGGGCCGCACGCTGTTCGGCCTGCACGCCGCCGCTGATGCCATCCGCGCGCATGGCGAAGTCGTCGTCGTCGAAGGGTACATGGATGTCCTTGGGCCCTGGCAGGCAGGCTACCGCAACCTCGTTGCGACGATGGGCACCAGCCTCACGCGCCACCACGCTGCGCTGCTCCGCCGCTTCGCACCGCGCATCGTCCTCGCCCTCGACCCGGATGCGGCCGGGATGAACGCCGCCGAACGTGCCGGCAGCCTGCTCTTCGGCTTCACCGGCGAAGACCAGGCTGCTGACGCCGCCCGCGCAGCCGATACCCTTGCCGCCGATACGGACATCGACCTCCGCGTGGCCCCGCTGCCCGCAGGGCGCGACCCCGACGAACTCGTCCGGGACGACCGCCCCGCGTGGGAGCAGGCCATCGCGGGAGCGCAGCCGTTCGTAGAGTTCCTGCTCTTCCGCATGCTTGGCAGGCGCCGATCCCTGTCGCCGCTCGAGGTGCGTCACCTGGTCGACCGGCTCGTCCCGGTGCTTCTTGCGGTGAGCGACCCGGTCGAGCGCGGGCTCTACATCCAGCGGGTCGCCCGGCATCTTGGGGTACCGGAGGCAACCGTTGCCGACCGCCTGCGTCGAGGACGCCAGGCGCGCCCCAGGGGAGCCCCGGAGCAGGAGGTGCGTCGCCCCCTTGGACCCGAAGAGGTACTACTCGCCCTCCTCCTGCAGCATCCCGGGCTCCGGCTCGCCTACCGCAACTACCCCGAGTCGCTCTTCACCGGCGCTCTTGAGCGCGAGGTATTCCGCCGCTGGCTCCGCGACCCGGACGCTGTGCTGGCTGCCTCGGACGAAGCAGGCCAGCTAGCCAGGGAGCTCGCAGCCTATCGACTGCCGCCGCTCACCGAAGCGGAGGCCCGCCGAGCCGCTGACAGGAAGATCGAAGACCTGCTCCGGGAGCGTATCCGCCTCCACCAGGCAGCGCGCGCCGAAGAACTTTCCGAAGCGGAGCGCACGCGGGGTGCGAATGAACTGGCGCGGCTAGCGCTTGCGGCGTATCGCGGCGAGGTGCCCGCAGGGCCCGAACGCGACCTGGCCGAAGCGCTCATTGAAGAGTTCGAGCTCGGACTGAGCATCCACCGCCGCGAGACGCCGCCCGCGCACTGA
- a CDS encoding class I SAM-dependent methyltransferase, with protein sequence MSNASGHRRFAAAWDWLARHESARERRLRARLAGQARGRVLEIGYGVGSNWPHLPADVSYVGIEPDPFMRERAERHRPPDRQLDLRDGDAQELDFPDASFDTVLATLVFCTIPDQRKALGEVRRVLAPGGRLLFWEHVTAGSRLGRGVLNAITPLWKRVGGGCHPNRDTLQAIHEAGFSVQDLKVTRIGPLPAIVGVASVGGEASA encoded by the coding sequence GTGTCGAATGCTTCCGGCCACCGCCGTTTCGCCGCCGCCTGGGACTGGCTCGCCCGGCACGAAAGTGCCCGCGAGCGGCGCCTCCGCGCACGCCTTGCGGGGCAGGCCAGGGGCCGCGTGCTCGAGATCGGGTACGGCGTGGGCTCGAATTGGCCACACCTGCCCGCTGATGTTTCTTATGTCGGCATTGAGCCCGACCCATTCATGCGTGAGCGGGCCGAACGCCACCGCCCGCCGGACCGGCAGCTCGACCTTCGCGACGGCGATGCCCAGGAGCTTGACTTCCCCGACGCCAGCTTCGACACGGTGCTGGCCACCCTCGTCTTCTGCACGATTCCCGACCAACGAAAGGCGTTAGGGGAGGTTCGCCGGGTTCTTGCCCCTGGGGGCCGCCTGCTGTTCTGGGAGCACGTGACTGCTGGCTCACGCCTCGGGCGCGGTGTGCTGAACGCCATCACCCCGCTCTGGAAGCGCGTCGGCGGCGGGTGCCACCCCAACCGCGACACCCTCCAGGCGATCCATGAAGCCGGATTTTCGGTCCAAGACCTCAAGGTCACCCGGATTGGCCCGCTCCCGGCGATCGTCGGGGTCGCGAGCGTGGGAGGGGAGGCGTCAGCGTGA
- the ppsA gene encoding phosphoenolpyruvate synthase, with product MWFSEVGREDIGLVGGKGANLGELTRAGIPVPPGFVVTADTYFRFIHQNGLEPVIKKELFGLNVHDTRQLNERAENIQRRIKSAPMPAHIADEIRAAYRELGGGPVAVRSSATAEDLPEASFAGQQSTFLNVVGEDNVVRAVQACWASLFEARAIFYREESGYDHTKVGLAVPVQRMVQSEISGVMFTVEPVTSDRTRITIEAVYGLGEGIVSGEISPDLYLVDKESLQIISKTVTPQDRMIARRPDADGSHEGANAWLPVPEHLRERQKLTDAEIRELARIGRAVEAHYGKPQDIEWAYEQGKFYLVQARPVTTLKAAVEADEGEEETAPILLTGQPASPGVGVGLVRIVHDPREIDIVKQGDVLVAEMTTPDFVPAMKRASAIVTERGGRTCHAAIVSRELGIPCVVGVAGAMGLEVGREVTVDGSAGRIYDGRAEARLAWYERQKERYARAAALKTTTKLYVNLAEPELAEVVAKRHVDGVGLLRAEFIVAQIGKHPRQFIEEGRPEEYTRRLEEGIKEFCRAFNPRPVVYRLTDFKTNEYANLEGGAKYEPTEENPMIGYRGASRYLREPDIFKLELEAIKGVRKEFKNLYVMVPFVRTPDELRGVKQLMSEQGLVRGDDFKLWMMVEVPSNVLILDRFIDVGIDGISIGSNDLTQLVLGIDRDSEALADIFDERNEAVMAAIQTAVTVARRRGITASICGQAPSVYPEVTEKLVEWGATSVSVSPDMIDQTREIIANAEAKLGRAPVH from the coding sequence GTGTGGTTCTCCGAGGTCGGCCGCGAAGACATCGGCCTCGTCGGAGGCAAGGGCGCCAACCTCGGTGAACTCACCCGCGCCGGCATTCCGGTGCCGCCCGGGTTCGTTGTCACCGCCGATACCTACTTTCGCTTCATCCACCAGAACGGACTTGAGCCGGTCATCAAGAAAGAGCTCTTCGGCCTGAATGTGCATGACACCCGCCAGCTGAACGAGCGAGCCGAGAACATCCAGCGCCGCATCAAGAGTGCCCCGATGCCGGCCCACATCGCTGACGAAATCCGTGCCGCGTACCGGGAGCTCGGCGGCGGACCGGTCGCCGTGCGCAGCTCGGCGACCGCAGAAGACCTTCCCGAAGCAAGCTTCGCCGGCCAGCAGAGCACCTTCCTGAACGTGGTCGGCGAGGACAACGTCGTCCGGGCAGTCCAGGCATGCTGGGCGTCGCTGTTTGAGGCGCGTGCCATCTTCTACCGTGAGGAATCTGGCTACGACCACACAAAAGTCGGGCTGGCCGTTCCCGTCCAGCGCATGGTGCAGTCCGAAATCTCGGGCGTCATGTTTACGGTCGAGCCGGTGACGTCCGACCGCACCCGGATCACCATCGAAGCGGTGTACGGCCTCGGTGAGGGGATCGTCTCCGGCGAAATTTCGCCTGACCTCTACCTCGTCGACAAGGAGTCCCTCCAGATCATCTCCAAGACGGTGACGCCGCAGGACCGGATGATCGCCCGCCGGCCGGATGCTGACGGCAGCCACGAAGGGGCGAACGCCTGGCTGCCGGTTCCGGAGCACCTGCGCGAACGCCAGAAGCTCACCGATGCCGAGATCCGCGAGCTTGCCCGAATTGGCCGTGCCGTCGAAGCACATTACGGCAAACCGCAGGACATCGAATGGGCCTACGAGCAGGGCAAGTTCTACCTGGTGCAGGCGCGGCCCGTGACGACGCTCAAGGCAGCCGTGGAGGCCGACGAGGGAGAAGAGGAGACCGCCCCCATCCTCCTGACCGGCCAGCCGGCAAGCCCCGGGGTCGGCGTTGGCCTGGTGCGGATTGTCCACGACCCGCGCGAGATTGACATCGTCAAGCAGGGCGATGTGCTCGTTGCCGAGATGACGACGCCCGACTTCGTCCCGGCCATGAAGCGGGCATCTGCAATCGTCACCGAGCGCGGCGGCCGAACCTGTCACGCTGCGATCGTGAGCCGCGAACTCGGCATCCCGTGCGTTGTGGGCGTCGCCGGGGCGATGGGCCTCGAAGTCGGCCGCGAAGTCACCGTCGATGGGTCAGCCGGGCGGATTTATGACGGCCGGGCAGAAGCACGCCTCGCCTGGTACGAGCGCCAGAAGGAGCGGTACGCACGAGCAGCAGCGCTGAAGACGACCACCAAACTTTACGTGAACCTCGCCGAGCCTGAGCTTGCGGAAGTTGTCGCAAAACGTCACGTCGACGGCGTCGGCCTGCTGCGCGCCGAGTTCATCGTGGCCCAGATTGGCAAGCACCCCCGGCAGTTCATCGAAGAGGGACGGCCGGAGGAATACACCCGCCGGCTCGAAGAGGGCATTAAGGAGTTCTGCCGGGCTTTCAATCCTCGCCCGGTGGTGTACCGGCTCACGGACTTCAAGACGAACGAATACGCCAACCTCGAAGGCGGAGCGAAGTATGAGCCGACCGAAGAGAACCCGATGATCGGCTACCGCGGCGCGAGCCGGTACCTCCGCGAGCCCGACATCTTTAAGCTTGAACTCGAAGCGATCAAGGGCGTTCGCAAGGAATTCAAGAACCTTTATGTTATGGTTCCCTTCGTGCGCACGCCCGATGAGCTGCGCGGCGTTAAACAGCTCATGTCGGAGCAAGGGCTCGTCCGCGGTGACGATTTCAAGCTGTGGATGATGGTCGAAGTGCCGTCCAACGTCCTCATCCTCGACCGCTTCATCGATGTCGGCATCGACGGCATCTCTATCGGGTCCAATGACCTTACCCAGCTCGTTCTCGGCATCGACCGCGACAGCGAGGCGCTCGCCGATATCTTCGACGAACGGAACGAGGCGGTCATGGCGGCGATCCAGACCGCCGTCACCGTCGCCCGCCGGCGGGGTATTACGGCCTCGATCTGCGGCCAGGCGCCAAGCGTCTACCCGGAGGTGACCGAAAAGCTGGTCGAATGGGGCGCAACCAGCGTCAGCGTGAGCCCGGACATGATCGACCAGACGCGGGAGATCATCGCGAACGCCGAAGCAAAGCTGGGCCGCGCTCCCGTTCACTGA